The nucleotide window TAAacttaaaatctaaaaatttgaGCAAATGCATAAAAAGCAGCTGTTAAAATGGATCATAAATCTTGCATCACTCGCTGGAAAACCACTCAAAATAAACGTCTCTGAGACATGGCCTCTGAGGAGGGCACTCCGTGTGGCTCGTATCACCCTGGTGACAAACCACGTGAACCTGGGTGGTCACCTGACCATATTGAACAGACGATGCACAGAGCCATTTGCATCCACTGTGGTCAACATTTAGGAAGTTTTAAGCTAAGATTTGCCAAATTGTAGCCTACTGGATTCCGGGTTCTCTTGACATCTCTTTCTAGTCGCCATGTCTTGCACTTCCCGAGTATAAATAAACTGAGATGCAAATAAAAAAAGGAGGATTTAAgaataatgaaaagagaaaaatcaagaaagcacAATCACTAGTGTAGAGATAACAGAATTTCTGAATTCCCTGAAAACAATCTATATAAATGCATGTGAAATAATACACCAGCATCTGTGGCCCATACGTCACATATTAGGAACTGATAACATAAGGTAAACATGTTACTCTGAAAACACAAATCCTCACAAATCATTAGGCAGTAAGACTGAATCCAGCACCTCCCCCCCCACCACCCACAGCGCAGTGAGGCAGTGTCTAGCAGCCGTAGTGCTCCCCGCGCCCCAGTTCAGTCTCTGGCAACATCAGATACTTCCCACTAATAACGAGGAGCCTTTCAACATTTTCACAACATCTCAAAACTGACCCCTTTTCTAGCTTAAATGGCACGGATCTGGAAAGGCAAACTATACACAGAATCAGAAAAGATGACTGCCCCTGAGGGATTACAGAAAAAGCAGCAGTCAGGTGTTCAATGAAGTAAAATGTATCCAATGATAGCTCAGGGGAGGGGGATCAATTGAGCTGAAACTGGCAAGAACGTAACTCCAGGGAGCTCACAACACGCCAAGGACCCAGATTTCCCGCTGCCTGAACGCCCAATATTCGCACACTGATAAGAACGCCTCCCCATAACTCCCCTGCCAGCGCCTCCAACACCCCCAATCCTTTCCCCAGGAACCCAGTCCCAGTTTCTGCAGTTCCTGTAACAGCCACGTTCCCACACAAGTGCTGCCTGAGCTCCCCAAGCCCTCCAACAATCACCCCCCAGTGCCCTCGAAGGTCTATTCAGAGAAGTCACCAAGATGCAGTCACCCAGGAAATTCAAGGACCCCCAACTTACCAAAAGGCTTTCGGCTGGACAGAGCTAACCTTCCTATTCCCCTCCTAAACCTACAACCTAGTTTTCATTTCTCAAGAAGCCTTTCCCTGCGCTCACGCACGCCGTTGTTAGCTGGCTCGGTGAGGCACTCCAAGCAGTAACAGCGGTAGCCACAAAATAAACCAGAAGCATCTCCACCATGAAGCAGTAATAATTTGTCCTAATGATTCCTTTGTCCTTGGAAAATCAACTTCAGAAAGAAAGTTATCCACTGTGAGCAGGGCAGGCTCGCGGCTTCTTGGTCCGGAGACCCAGGTCCCACTGGCCCACTCACCCTTGGAGAGAGCTTGCTGAAGCTGGGTGTCCGATATCACTCCACTCCTCTCTATCAACCCTATAACATCAAGAAGACCAAACAAGCTGGCGATCGAAAGttcaggaaaagcaaaacaaacgtCTCCTGTCAACCCTGCACCGACTCTGGAAGGCTCCCTCctggaacctccgcctctccGGTCCCGCTGAGGAGTACAGCGGAATCAAGGAAGTGCCCCAGGAGCCACGTCCAAGTGTGTTCTTCCCCTAAGAGGACaatcatctttctctctcttttcccacctcaatccttcccttccttcccctcctgacCTGTCTGAATTCCCATTTGCACCAGTTTCCCTTTTTCACAGACAAGACAAGATTCCCTCAGATAACTAAGCCATTCCCTGGCCATGAGTTACTACAGTTTCGGTCATTCATTCAGTGGAAAAGCGACCAGGGACAGAAGGCGCCGCCATAAAGGTCACCTGGCCCGAGCAGACGCCAGGTCGCTGCTTCTTCCTTGGCTGCTGACATTTTAACAGCGGCCCAGACAGTCTGTTTCCGCTTTCCCCAAACAAGCACCCTGGAGACCCTCCCCCGACGGCTCGAGGCGAGAAACGGGGCCTGGCCCAGGAGCCGGTGGCCGCGACCTCGGGTCTGCAGTGGCGCCCTCTGCACCTTGGGAAGCGCCCGACGCACAGGACAGGGACCGGGCAGGAGGCAGGGGCGGCCCCAGGAGACCGGGCAGCGGACGGGGGAGACCGCGGGGGACCCGGAAGGGGATGGGGGCGGCCGCGGGGGTCGGGGCAGGGGATGGGGGCGGCCGCGTCGGTCGGGGTAGGGTTCGGGGGCGCCCGCGGGGGTCCGGGCAGGGGCGGGGGAGACGGCGGAGGTCGGGGCAGGGGACGGGGGAGGCCGCTGGGGACCCGGCAGGTGACGGGGGAGGCCGCGGGGCAACCGGCAGGGAACGGGGTTGGCCGCGGGGGTCGGGACACGGGTCCGGGGCAGCTGCGGGGGAGGCGGGAGGTGCCGGGGCGGTGCCAGGTGGCAGCTCTGGAAGACGTTCCACAGGAAGCTCTGGTCGGGCAGCGCCGCGCCCGCAGCAGGCCCAGGGCCGCCCAAGGCCGGGGCGGTAGGAGTAGGCGGCCAAGGGCCAAGGCGCGCGGCTGGGCTGAGGCACCTGCGGCCACGGGCGACCTCAGAGCGACTGTGCTTCCGCCTCTGCCGGGGGCAGGGCCAGGCGTTACCGCCGCTTCCGGGGGCGCAGGAAATGCGCGTTGTCCGGGATCCTCCGGCGCAGGCCACCTGCGCGCGGGGCCGGGAAGGCGCTTGGAGGAAATGTCCCGCGCCGCGACCCGGGACAGGCAGTGATGGAGCAGGGATTTCGTTTGCCTTTTAGTTCTTGTATAAAAAGAAGTTTTGACGTGAATATGATTCACGCTAACAGTCGGAAACTCTGGGcggggcgcggtagctcacacctgggATCCCTGCGCTTTgtgaggcggaggcgggcggagctcttgagcccagcagtgcggaccagcctgggcagcggggctagaccccatccctacaaaaattaCAGCAAGTAGTCGGGCGTGGTGGGCTCCTGTGGTCCCATGTACTCCgtgggctgaggcgggaggatcgcctgagcccgggaggtcgaggccgcagggagccgagatcactgcAGCTCCAGCCCGGTGGACAGCGagactctgcaaaaaaaaaaaaaaaaaaagcaagcaggccgggtgcggtggctgacgcgtgtaatcccagcactttgggaggccgaggccggtggatcacctgaagtcaggagttcgagaccaacctggccaatatggagaaacccagtatctactaaaaatacaaaattagccgggcgtggtggcgcacgcctgtaatcccagctactcgggacgctgaggcaggagaattgcttgaacccgggaggcggaggttgcagtgagccgagatcaggccattgcactccaggcctgggcaacaagagcaaaactccgtctcaaaaaaaaaaaaaaaaaaaaaaaaggcaaagcacAATTCGCGTGGGAAGGGCAGTGTGCAGCGTTCTCCGTTGTCTGTTCCGCCCCCAAAAGCTTCCCTCCTTTAGGTTTAACCTGCGCCCCCGCGCTCTGCATCAGCGCGGTCCCCGACCGGTGCAGCTGGAAACACTGGGCGCCTCCCTGCCGGGCCCCTTCCCGCCCCTGTGGTGGTGCAGCCCTGCCTCCCGCAAGACAGCACTGCCTTCGTGCTGGACACAGTTCTATGGTGGAGCCTGGAGTGCCTGTATCACAAATCCCGGAGTTGGGAAGTGCCCACCTTTGGGCCAGTGTGATCCCTGGGTCTTTCCCGGGGTGGTCTCATGCGGCCTTCCACTCCAGTCCTGTGTCCTGTGCCCCGGTTCAGAATACTACAATTATTCTCGTTATTTCATGGGGTTATTCCAGCTTTTCAGTTTCGTCAGTGCCTCATTCCATGAATGCTAACTTTTTTCATCCTCATAGTTCCTAGGGTTGTCTCTGAATTTTCACCCAGTTGCCTACCAAGATGTTGTCTGTGTCTAATGCAGGGGATGGTGCAGGTCTGAATATCTTACTCACAGCTCACCTTTTTGGTGCCTTTGATCCGTGTTAGGAATTATCCACATCTTCTCTCTGGGCagtattctactttctttttatattgacccaattattttacttctttggtgTGTCCTTTCTCCTAACACATACGGGTTCACTTTGAAACCTTGAAACCCacatttacaaaaacattttcaatatgAAACATTGTTCCATGACTCATTACTGGAGTACCATCAACATTTACATTTCCAGACCACCCACTGCCCAGTGGTTTTCTTGGTCTCAGTACTCATGAAAACGGTCTGAAGGTTTGTTTTGGGTTCCTAAGTAGTAGACACACGCACAACACTGCCTGTCAGTTATTTCTTGGAAACTAAATCAGCCCTTCTGTTGCCATCCTATCATGCTTCAGGGGTGCCTGTGctagtttttaattctttgttctAACACTTAAATGTTTGCTCAAACGCCCATATTAATACTTCCTCTTAGTTTACAAAAGGATTTACTTTCTTACTGGTTGGGATGAAGCTGCCTGAGGTTGCCAcctgttatttttccttcatttattggACCATGTCATCCCATTACATGTCAGCCGTGGAGGTTTTCAAACTGTGGTCCCTGGacatgttaaaaatgcaaattctcaggccgaACCAGGACTGAATTGGAAGATCTGGGGTAGGGTCCCCCCAGGACTGAATCAGAAGATCTGGGAGGGTCTGGTGCTGTGCACCCCGACATTCCCTCACTACCCCACTGCCTCTCCCTGCCCTGTGGTCACCACAGCAGCCGCCTCTGCAACCTTGACTATCAGCATGCAGGTCCCAGGACTCGGGGGTCTCCTAACCCGTGCACCCCGACATCCCCCTCACTACCCCACCGCCTctccctggctctgcctctgcGTGGCTCCTCTCCTGCTGCCCCCAGAAGGTTTTTGTAAAGCCCGACTCAGGGCGTGCatggcctctccctctcccacacATGGGCTCCCCGTCCCCTCCAGCTCAGCAAACACACAGCACATCCAGGAGCCACGTGGGACCGCAGTGTCCCATGGCCGGTCCCCCAGATCCCTTGGATGTCTCACTCTGGTGAGCCCCTCGCTCCAGTGCCCTCCAGGAAGCCCCCGTCTCCCCATACAGAAGGGATCTCTTCCCTCCTGAGCCATCGGTGCCCGaccctccctctcctctgtcGCCCCATTTGTGGCAGGTCAGCCACACCCGTGAGCCCCGGAGCTCTGTGAAGGCCGTCACGGCTCCTTATGACGGCGCCCAAACAGTGCAGGCAGCCGGAAGCTGTTCCctgatgaaagaaaggaagaggaaaggaggagggagggaagaaggccTTTTCTTGTCCCGAGAGACTTCTGTAGGAATTTTTGGGTGATACTGAGCATGGTAGACCCAGGTCATCTTTCCACGAGAGGGGCCAGAGTACCGCAGGCTCAGCCGCGGTCAGGGGCTCAGGGCGCCGGGGAAGCATTCGCGTGGGCTGCCCCCACGGGCCGCCTTTGCCACCAAGACCCACTCTTCCAGCCAGGCCTTGGGCCGGCCCTGCTTTCCCTTCGGACAAGGTCTTCAGTCCACCGAGAGGATGGCCCACCTCCTGCCCCTGGGTCAGTGCGCAGCCCCAGGGAGGAgctgtgtgaacctgggaggtgctgGGGAGCAAGGGTGCTCCACCAAGGGAGGCAGGAGGCCGGAGACCAGCCCGGCCCAGGAGGAGCCTGGCCAGGAGTCCCACCAAAGCCACTGGACCCGGGGAGCCTCCAGTGACCCAGCCTTGTAGGGTCAGCACTGTCCCTAGGACAGAGTCTGCTTCGTACACAGGTCTCGCTGTCTGTGGAGGCTTCAGGCCCCGATGCCTGGGCACACGGACTGACGGCAACCCTCGGGGTGGGAGGCCCCAGATGGGACTTCCTGGCCTGCCCGGGGTGGCGGGGGGGCGGGTGGGAGAGGACGGAgcgtctgtgtgcatgtgtgagagcCTCAAGGACGGCATGTCTGTGAAGATGGCTTCACCCAGCCGCGGCTGCCTTCCGTGTGTGGGCAGCGGTGACGGAGCCGTGACCTCACGGGACAGCCTTTGCCGTGTGGTTTTCCCGCCTCTGGTCCCTTTCCTGGGCTGAGGATCCTGGCTCTGGGGCTCAAGGTGTGGGGTTCGCCAGCACCGGCTCCTGCCATAGACATCCTGGTGGCCCTGGCACAGGCCTGTCCTCCAGCATGGTTCCTAGACCCACCACGCAGGACTCCTAGGCCCCTGAGGGTTGGCAGGAGTGAGGCAGGCAGTCACCAACTGCCCTTGGGTGAGGCTGGTGGCCAGGGGGGGACCCAGCAGGTGCAAGCCAGGCCATCCCCAGCAGCCGCCGGAGCCCATGTCTTTCCCACCGCACAGCACAGCCAGGACATGGGGGTCAGGCCATTACTTACGCTTCTAGTCCTTACATCACCCACAACTTACCCCTGACCTGTGCCTGGCTGTGGTGCCCGCAGCCTGGGCTCCACATAAACACAGGCCAAGAAGTCCCATCTGCAGCCTCCCACCGCAAAGGTTTCCGGCAGTCCGGGCTCCCCAGGCACCGGCTCTGCAGCCCCCACAGACAGAGAGACCCCTGTGTGAAGTCCGGGCTCCTCAGGCACTGGCCCTGCAGCCCCCACAGACAGAGAGACCTGTGTGTGAAGAATCCGTTTGAGGGACAGTGCTGACCCTCCAGGGCTGGGTCACGGAGGCTCCAGTGGCTTTGGTGGGACTCCTGGCCAGGCTCCTCCTGGACTGGGCCTGGGCTGGTCTCCGGCCTCCTGCCTCCCTTGGTGCAGGATCCTTGCTCCCCAGCTTCCCTGGGAAATCCGACGCCTTCTGATCCTGCATGCATCCGGCACCCCTGACGCTGGCGGAGTTGCCTTTCTGCGTGTATAGCTCCTAACAGGGCAGCACAGCTGTTCTGAAACCTCACACATCAtcactggggtggctgaggctgggCCACCTGGTGTTCACCTCCTGACCCTGGAACTGTGCAGAGAACCTCTCTTCAAATAGGAGGCAGGTCTTTGTGGCTGTGtttaagttaaagatcttgagataaGGAGGTCAT belongs to Homo sapiens chromosome 3 genomic scaffold, GRCh38.p14 alternate locus group ALT_REF_LOCI_4 HSCHR3_5_CTG3 and includes:
- the LOC105374298 gene encoding keratinocyte proline-rich protein-like; this encodes MLPRRPEPLTAAEPAVACAGGSRTTRISCAPGSGGNAWPCPRQRRKHSRSEVARGRRCLSPAARLGPWPPTPTAPALGGPGPAAGAALPDQSFLWNVFQSCHLAPPRHLPPPPQLPRTRVPTPAANPVPCRLPRGLPRHLPGPQRPPPSPAPTSAVSPAPARTPAGAPEPYPDRRGRPHPLPRPPRPPPSPSGSPAVSPVRCPVSWGRPCLLPGPCPVRRALPKVQRAPLQTRGRGHRLLGQAPFLASSRRGRVSRVLVWGKRKQTVWAAVKMSAAKEEAATWRLLGPGDLYGGAFCPWSLFH